A window of Ruminococcus champanellensis 18P13 = JCM 17042 contains these coding sequences:
- a CDS encoding macro domain-containing protein — MGRCGVCGAIFREAGSSELTKACSAIGGCKTGNAVITPGFKLSAKYIIHAVGPVWSGGTQNEPKLLYSAYKQSLLLAKEYDCHSIGFPLISAGIFGYPKERAWRKAIQACNDFVNDNPDYQIDIIFAVLDDEIKAIGEKTITEIYNK; from the coding sequence ATGGGAAGGTGCGGAGTCTGTGGTGCCATATTCCGCGAAGCAGGATCATCTGAACTTACAAAGGCTTGTTCAGCTATTGGAGGATGTAAAACAGGAAATGCTGTCATAACGCCCGGATTTAAGCTCTCAGCTAAATACATCATCCATGCAGTCGGTCCGGTTTGGAGCGGTGGCACGCAGAATGAACCTAAGCTTCTCTATAGTGCGTACAAGCAGTCACTGCTTTTAGCAAAAGAGTATGATTGCCATTCTATAGGTTTTCCACTAATCTCAGCTGGCATATTCGGCTACCCTAAAGAGCGAGCTTGGCGAAAAGCAATTCAGGCTTGTAATGATTTCGTAAATGACAATCCCGACTACCAAATTGATATTATCTTCGCGGTGCTTGATGATGAAATTAAAGCAATTGGTGAAAAAACAATAACAGAAATTTATAATAAATAA
- a CDS encoding SMI1/KNR4 family protein yields the protein MKHTEEQIIAAENRLHIVIPKMYREFMLADHAMEFDDGILYDIEAIAERYVTLGFSESAPELIPIGNDNGDYELVMKSGSKTTRFGFLEQGSIGTAEPQHLQNFIKWYESGHLFSQEKKEKIDWSAKVKVVLKKCPEDKVRTIMKIRKAFQLETPAAQLLSAAENTPFVLTEKLTAIVAKKIIEQEQLQSWVEIRF from the coding sequence ATGAAGCATACAGAAGAACAAATCATAGCAGCGGAAAACAGGCTGCACATCGTGATTCCGAAGATGTATCGGGAGTTTATGCTTGCAGATCATGCAATGGAATTTGATGATGGCATCCTGTATGATATTGAAGCAATTGCGGAACGCTATGTTACGTTAGGATTTTCAGAATCCGCACCAGAGCTGATTCCCATCGGCAATGACAACGGCGACTACGAGCTTGTGATGAAATCCGGCAGCAAGACCACACGGTTTGGCTTTCTGGAGCAGGGCTCGATTGGTACAGCAGAGCCGCAGCATTTACAAAACTTTATAAAGTGGTATGAAAGCGGGCACCTATTCTCTCAGGAGAAAAAGGAAAAGATTGACTGGTCTGCCAAGGTAAAAGTCGTTCTGAAAAAATGTCCGGAAGACAAGGTAAGAACCATCATGAAAATCCGTAAAGCGTTCCAGCTGGAAACGCCTGCCGCCCAGCTTTTATCTGCTGCGGAAAACACACCGTTTGTACTGACTGAAAAACTAACAGCAATTGTTGCCAAAAAGATAATTGAACAGGAGCAGCTGCAAAGCTGGGTCGAAATCCGCTTTTGA
- a CDS encoding UDP-glucose--hexose-1-phosphate uridylyltransferase, with the protein MIYNTIQGLIRHGIRSGLIAEEDELVVRNQLMDLLHLTDWEDCEGRSGSLDELLDEVVDYACANGIIEQTAVQRDLFDTRVMGVFTPMPHEVNREFSRQYARSPEAATNWYYAFCKNLNYVRAGRIAKDLKWTYASDYGTLDITINRSKPEKDPRDIAAAKNQKSAAYPKCQLCLENMGFAGHLTHPARQNLRPVPVEIQQEKWFLQYSPYGYYHEHCILFHSRHVQMVIDRSVFEKLFDFLEQFPHYFIGSNADLPIVGGSILSHEHFQGGKYTFPMETASVEKPFVLKDFPEVAAGLVKWPMSVIRLTSANRAQLVQACDHILQKWRSYTNPDVGIYARTENTPHNTITPIARMRNGRLECDLVLRNNRTSPERPLGIFHPNPSLHHIKKENIGLIEVMGLAVLPARLAVELDVLREKMLARADLTEDPRTAPHAEWAVQVLHAHPEFAPEHAEQILRLEVGKAFEQVLCDAGVFKRTPQGQEAFLDFVEGL; encoded by the coding sequence ATGATTTACAATACGATACAGGGCTTGATCCGGCATGGGATACGCAGCGGCCTGATCGCAGAGGAGGACGAGCTGGTTGTGCGCAATCAGTTGATGGATCTGCTGCATCTGACGGACTGGGAGGACTGTGAAGGAAGAAGCGGTTCGTTGGATGAACTGCTGGATGAAGTGGTGGATTATGCCTGTGCAAACGGGATCATTGAACAAACCGCCGTACAGCGGGATCTGTTCGATACAAGGGTGATGGGCGTGTTTACCCCCATGCCCCATGAAGTGAACCGGGAATTTTCCCGGCAGTATGCCCGATCCCCGGAGGCAGCGACCAACTGGTACTATGCCTTCTGCAAAAATCTGAATTATGTGCGTGCCGGCAGGATTGCAAAGGATCTGAAATGGACTTATGCATCCGACTACGGTACACTGGATATCACCATCAACCGGTCAAAGCCGGAAAAGGATCCCCGGGACATAGCCGCAGCTAAAAATCAGAAATCCGCAGCATACCCCAAGTGTCAGCTGTGCCTGGAAAACATGGGCTTTGCGGGGCATCTGACCCATCCGGCACGACAGAATCTCCGGCCGGTTCCGGTGGAGATCCAGCAGGAGAAGTGGTTCCTCCAGTACTCTCCCTATGGGTACTATCATGAGCATTGCATTCTGTTTCACAGCAGGCATGTGCAGATGGTGATCGACCGATCCGTGTTTGAAAAGCTGTTTGATTTTCTGGAGCAGTTCCCACACTATTTTATTGGTTCCAATGCGGATCTGCCCATTGTAGGGGGCTCCATTCTCTCCCACGAGCATTTCCAGGGCGGTAAATACACCTTTCCCATGGAAACGGCATCGGTGGAAAAACCGTTTGTTCTGAAGGATTTTCCGGAGGTAGCGGCAGGACTGGTGAAGTGGCCCATGTCCGTGATCCGGCTGACATCCGCCAACCGGGCGCAGCTTGTGCAGGCCTGTGACCATATCCTGCAAAAGTGGCGAAGCTATACGAATCCGGATGTGGGGATCTATGCCCGGACGGAGAATACGCCCCACAATACCATTACTCCCATTGCCCGCATGAGAAACGGCAGACTGGAATGCGACCTGGTGCTGCGGAACAACCGGACTTCTCCGGAGCGTCCCCTGGGAATTTTCCACCCCAATCCGTCCCTGCATCACATCAAAAAAGAAAATATCGGCTTGATCGAGGTCATGGGGCTTGCGGTGCTGCCTGCACGGCTGGCAGTGGAGCTGGATGTGCTCCGGGAAAAGATGCTTGCCCGTGCGGATCTGACGGAGGATCCCAGAACGGCTCCCCATGCAGAGTGGGCGGTACAGGTGCTGCATGCGCATCCGGAGTTTGCCCCGGAGCATGCGGAACAAATTCTTCGCCTGGAAGTGGGCAAGGCGTTTGAACAGGTGCTGTGTGATGCAGGCGTATTCAAACGGACACCCCAGGGTCAGGAAGCCTTTCTGGATTTTGTGGAGGGGCTTTAG
- a CDS encoding thymidine kinase, which translates to MPKLIFRYGAMGSSKTANALMVRYNYVEKGKKVVLLKPKCENRDGEKTIRSRIGLEDPCEFAEEFLEQYSGEHYDCIIVDEVQFLAAEVINRLSDLVDTYGITVICYGLRTDFRSELFPGAKRLMELADDIEQIKTICWCGKRAHFNARILNGEMVTEGEQVQLGGNESYMALCRKHYKERQIKPQK; encoded by the coding sequence ATGCCAAAACTTATATTCAGATACGGTGCAATGGGCAGCTCCAAGACTGCCAATGCACTGATGGTACGGTATAACTATGTCGAGAAAGGCAAGAAGGTCGTCCTTCTGAAGCCAAAATGCGAGAATCGGGACGGCGAGAAAACCATACGCTCCCGCATCGGATTAGAAGATCCATGCGAGTTTGCAGAGGAATTTCTGGAACAGTACAGCGGAGAGCATTATGACTGCATTATTGTAGACGAAGTACAGTTCCTTGCTGCGGAGGTCATCAACAGGCTAAGTGATCTGGTAGATACCTACGGCATTACCGTAATCTGTTACGGTCTGCGGACGGATTTCAGAAGCGAACTGTTTCCGGGAGCCAAGCGTCTCATGGAGCTGGCTGACGATATAGAGCAGATCAAGACGATATGCTGGTGCGGCAAGCGGGCACACTTCAATGCCCGGATACTGAACGGAGAGATGGTCACTGAGGGTGAACAGGTGCAGCTCGGCGGCAACGAGAGCTATATGGCACTGTGCCGGAAGCATTATAAGGAACGACAAATAAAGCCACAGAAATAA
- a CDS encoding GNAT family N-acetyltransferase, which yields MSIKLAQEFDFDIVKKITHKTIKEIYPHYYSNGAVVFFLNHHNDENIMNDISNHNVFLCYNSEQNAVGTVTIKKNEICRLFVLPQYQGNGYGRELADYAETTIAKHYDEIILDASLSAKSIYLKRGYQEIGYHSIKTDNNDYLCYDVMKKQI from the coding sequence ATGAGCATAAAATTAGCACAAGAATTTGATTTTGATATTGTCAAGAAAATAACCCACAAAACAATCAAAGAAATCTATCCGCATTATTATTCAAATGGTGCAGTAGTATTTTTTCTTAATCATCATAATGATGAAAATATAATGAATGATATTTCAAATCATAATGTTTTTTTATGCTATAATTCAGAGCAAAATGCAGTAGGTACAGTTACTATTAAGAAAAACGAAATTTGCCGTTTGTTTGTACTGCCCCAATATCAAGGCAATGGGTATGGAAGAGAATTAGCAGACTATGCAGAAACTACGATTGCAAAACATTATGATGAAATAATACTTGATGCTTCTCTTTCTGCAAAATCAATTTATCTTAAAAGAGGATATCAAGAGATTGGATATCACTCAATAAAAACTGATAATAATGATTATCTGTGCTATGATGTTATGAAGAAGCAGATATAA
- a CDS encoding helix-turn-helix transcriptional regulator, protein MADMKVQKIKLLKIWEILNWKSDEQHPLSTQDIIVELSKLGIKCDRRTIYGDIDAMQSNGYSILNRRRGHDMVYWVQERKFDLPELKIIMDAIQNSKFIPKDKTEELLNKIASLGGSESTHLLKRNAVSFNVVKHSNADIYRITECLERAIECEHRVTFRYFDLNASGERVYRHDNQLYKEEPLAMICDDGNYYLMCYHPEPEYENNVKVFRVDRIADISETDESVSKDAKKASKAITNYPKQVFKMYGGKIQKVRLSFDESLIGVMFNKFGEEISIRKSGARFTASVEVQISPTFWGWLTQFPNQMEIVSPVDVKEAYTTWVRSAIKQEE, encoded by the coding sequence ATGGCTGACATGAAAGTGCAGAAAATCAAATTGTTAAAAATTTGGGAGATACTGAACTGGAAGTCTGATGAGCAACACCCGCTCAGTACTCAGGATATCATTGTGGAGCTGAGTAAGCTTGGCATCAAATGTGATAGGCGCACCATTTATGGAGACATAGATGCGATGCAGAGTAATGGCTACTCTATTCTTAATCGCCGTCGTGGGCATGACATGGTTTATTGGGTTCAGGAACGAAAATTTGATTTGCCTGAATTGAAAATAATCATGGACGCAATACAGAACTCAAAGTTCATACCCAAAGATAAAACAGAAGAGCTTCTAAATAAGATTGCCTCCCTCGGAGGAAGTGAATCAACGCACTTATTGAAGAGAAACGCCGTCAGTTTTAATGTGGTAAAGCATTCAAATGCTGATATTTATAGAATCACAGAATGTCTTGAACGAGCTATTGAATGCGAGCATCGTGTAACATTTCGATATTTTGATTTGAATGCTTCAGGCGAGCGAGTTTATCGTCATGATAATCAGCTTTACAAAGAAGAACCGCTTGCCATGATTTGTGATGACGGCAATTATTATCTGATGTGTTATCATCCGGAGCCTGAGTACGAAAACAATGTAAAAGTGTTCAGGGTTGACCGGATAGCTGATATTTCTGAAACAGACGAGAGTGTTTCCAAAGATGCGAAGAAGGCTTCAAAAGCCATTACTAATTATCCAAAACAGGTCTTTAAAATGTATGGCGGTAAGATTCAGAAAGTTCGTCTTTCCTTTGATGAGAGTCTTATCGGTGTAATGTTTAATAAGTTTGGAGAGGAAATCAGCATTAGAAAGTCCGGCGCTAGGTTTACAGCATCTGTAGAAGTTCAGATCAGTCCCACTTTCTGGGGGTGGCTTACACAGTTTCCTAATCAGATGGAGATTGTATCTCCAGTTGATGTGAAGGAAGCATATACGACTTGGGTACGTTCTGCGATAAAACAGGAAGAATAA
- a CDS encoding DNA methylase encodes MEKTYIAIDLKSFYASVECVDRELDALTTNLVVADETRTEKTICLAVTPSLKAHGISGRARLFEVIQAVKEINQKRFNEAFRRKQLPKDENGKYHFTSASFDAEALAADPALELSYIVAPPRMKLYEEISTKIFSIYMRYISPEDIHVYSIDECFIDATGYLNTYHMTAHELAMTMIREVLYETGITATAGIGTNLYLAKVAMDIVAKHVPADKDGVRIAELDEMKYRELLWCHTPLTDFWGLGGGTAARVAALNCYTMGDIARLSTINEDLLYKALGVKAEIIIDHAWGWEPTEIPTIKAYRPSTNSLSSGQVLKEPYTADLARLIVREMTELLVLDMVRKYVVTKKLTLTIGYDRTSLELVRRGRSPKEDVYRTTTTKTVYEGKVSKDGYGRVIPYRAHGTGNLEQWSSSTKDIAECMMRLYDRIINPELLVRRINICACHLIYENQIPEDDGPVQLELFVDYEEEERKKAEKKRKEERERALQRATLQLQGRFGKNAVLKGMNLIEGGTTIERNGQIGGHRAEASEVKKDDKGHKKQ; translated from the coding sequence GTGGAGAAAACATATATCGCAATCGACCTCAAGAGCTTTTACGCTTCCGTGGAATGCGTTGACAGAGAGCTTGATGCGCTGACCACAAACCTTGTAGTTGCTGATGAAACGCGCACTGAGAAAACGATCTGCCTTGCTGTAACTCCCTCACTGAAAGCCCACGGAATTTCCGGACGTGCCCGACTGTTCGAGGTCATACAGGCGGTCAAGGAGATCAATCAGAAGCGGTTCAACGAGGCTTTTCGCCGGAAACAGCTGCCGAAGGACGAGAACGGGAAGTATCATTTTACATCAGCGTCATTTGATGCAGAGGCACTTGCAGCAGATCCTGCACTGGAACTGTCGTATATCGTAGCTCCGCCGCGCATGAAGCTGTATGAGGAGATTAGTACGAAGATCTTCTCAATCTATATGCGGTATATATCCCCGGAGGACATACATGTTTATTCCATTGACGAGTGCTTTATCGATGCGACCGGGTACCTGAATACTTATCATATGACGGCACATGAGCTGGCAATGACCATGATCCGGGAAGTGCTTTATGAGACCGGTATCACTGCGACCGCAGGAATCGGCACAAACCTATATCTCGCAAAGGTCGCTATGGATATAGTGGCAAAGCATGTTCCCGCCGACAAGGACGGTGTCCGGATCGCAGAGCTGGACGAAATGAAATACAGAGAGCTGCTCTGGTGTCACACGCCCCTGACGGACTTCTGGGGACTTGGCGGCGGAACCGCAGCCCGTGTTGCTGCCCTGAACTGCTATACTATGGGTGATATTGCCCGTCTGAGCACGATTAATGAAGACCTGCTTTACAAGGCACTCGGCGTAAAGGCTGAGATAATAATCGACCACGCATGGGGCTGGGAGCCTACAGAGATACCCACGATCAAGGCATACAGACCGTCTACAAACTCGCTTTCCTCCGGTCAGGTGCTAAAGGAACCGTATACCGCTGATCTTGCGAGACTGATCGTGCGTGAAATGACGGAACTGCTTGTGCTGGATATGGTCAGAAAGTATGTTGTGACTAAGAAACTGACACTGACCATTGGATATGATCGTACCTCGCTAGAGCTGGTACGGCGCGGCCGCAGTCCGAAGGAAGACGTTTACCGGACAACCACGACCAAAACGGTCTATGAGGGAAAGGTATCCAAGGATGGATACGGGCGTGTTATTCCGTATCGTGCTCACGGGACCGGCAACCTCGAACAGTGGTCATCCTCTACCAAGGATATCGCTGAATGCATGATGCGGCTCTATGATCGTATTATCAATCCCGAACTGTTGGTACGACGCATCAATATCTGCGCCTGCCATCTGATTTATGAGAATCAGATCCCCGAGGATGATGGACCTGTTCAGCTCGAGCTGTTTGTTGACTACGAGGAAGAAGAACGAAAGAAGGCCGAAAAGAAACGTAAGGAAGAGCGTGAACGGGCTCTGCAGCGTGCAACCTTGCAGCTTCAAGGCAGATTTGGAAAAAACGCAGTTCTGAAGGGCATGAACCTGATAGAGGGCGGAACGACCATTGAGCGTAACGGTCAGATAGGTGGCCATAGAGCCGAGGCTTCGGAGGTGAAGAAAGATGACAAAGGGCATAAAAAGCAATGA
- a CDS encoding DUF4007 family protein, whose protein sequence is MKFRAHDTFAIRKGWLNKGLRNIENAPDVFISKEKNPMDVLGIGANMVKSLRYWLQATGLTVEPNSGKRKQSLTSIGEIIYNNDPYFEETGSLWLVHYGLATNFEDATSWYLFFNEFQMQEFSEDDFYKSLRKFITMQDSETMPSSRAISDDFKCIINTYYPGKRNSSDDIDPENNIECPLTELGLISYVTTTQGNRIYRKCTPKNENIPDLIALYAILKQIGEQKEVKISVLQNSTNSIGKIFLLDTLSLLHILYQLEGAGYIKVVRTAGLDVIRILTDLTPEECVKQYYSEFCRFPESSGYAPEECVKQYYSELNGNQR, encoded by the coding sequence ATGAAATTCAGAGCGCATGATACTTTTGCCATTCGTAAAGGTTGGCTGAATAAGGGGCTTCGTAATATTGAAAATGCTCCGGATGTTTTTATTAGCAAAGAAAAAAACCCAATGGATGTTCTTGGCATTGGTGCGAATATGGTGAAATCACTGCGTTACTGGCTCCAAGCAACTGGATTAACAGTAGAACCCAATTCAGGAAAGCGAAAACAATCTCTTACATCGATTGGCGAAATCATATATAACAACGATCCTTATTTTGAAGAAACGGGCTCTCTTTGGCTTGTTCACTATGGGCTCGCTACAAATTTTGAAGATGCCACTTCATGGTATCTTTTCTTTAATGAGTTCCAAATGCAGGAGTTTTCGGAAGACGATTTTTATAAATCACTTAGAAAGTTCATTACTATGCAGGACAGTGAAACCATGCCTAGTTCTAGAGCAATCAGTGATGATTTTAAATGTATTATTAACACCTATTATCCGGGTAAAAGGAACTCTAGTGATGATATTGATCCAGAGAATAATATCGAATGTCCATTGACTGAACTCGGACTAATCAGTTATGTTACAACAACACAAGGAAATCGTATTTATAGGAAATGCACACCCAAAAACGAGAATATTCCTGATTTAATCGCTTTATATGCGATTCTCAAGCAAATTGGTGAGCAGAAGGAAGTAAAGATCTCAGTCCTTCAAAATTCAACTAACAGTATTGGGAAAATCTTTTTGCTCGACACGCTTAGTCTGCTGCACATCCTTTATCAGCTTGAGGGTGCTGGATACATCAAGGTAGTGCGTACTGCCGGACTTGATGTAATTCGGATCTTGACTGATTTGACCCCAGAGGAATGTGTAAAACAATACTATAGTGAATTCTGCCGGTTTCCAGAATCATCCGGATATGCCCCAGAGGAATGTGTAAAACAATACTATAGTGAATTAAACGGAAACCAGAGGTAA
- a CDS encoding toll/interleukin-1 receptor domain-containing protein, which yields MKVAKKIKSPMISEDLIKARYFLQHFMRDVLVSAINNGYYEYESKIKQIIEELKLEKAVKPTVFISYQWSKTSSEIADRIQNELKDIAAVRRDTTNLVTGDSLSEFMKTIRSQDFAILIITDEYLTRRNCMYEVAQLLRDYDNHETKFWERVLLFVTAKIYAAEEKAAIIKFWDDKVNELDAKIKDLHGETTEKLAKELKECRYISMEIGKLLEYASDTLCEKDLDKFILNAKEKITKLTS from the coding sequence ATGAAAGTTGCAAAAAAAATCAAATCGCCTATGATATCTGAGGATTTAATTAAGGCTCGTTATTTTTTGCAACATTTCATGCGAGATGTATTAGTATCTGCTATTAATAATGGGTATTACGAATACGAAAGTAAAATTAAGCAAATTATAGAAGAACTTAAACTCGAAAAGGCAGTCAAACCAACAGTCTTTATTTCATATCAATGGTCAAAGACTTCTTCTGAAATAGCAGATAGAATACAGAATGAACTCAAAGATATTGCAGCTGTTCGAAGAGACACTACCAATCTGGTAACTGGTGATAGTTTATCTGAATTCATGAAAACAATTCGTAGCCAAGACTTTGCTATATTGATAATAACTGATGAATATTTAACAAGAAGAAACTGTATGTATGAAGTAGCTCAATTATTAAGAGACTATGATAATCACGAAACTAAGTTTTGGGAAAGGGTTCTATTGTTTGTTACAGCAAAAATATATGCAGCAGAAGAAAAAGCCGCGATAATTAAATTCTGGGATGATAAAGTTAATGAACTCGACGCAAAAATCAAAGACCTTCATGGTGAAACTACAGAAAAATTAGCTAAAGAGCTTAAGGAATGTCGATATATTTCCATGGAAATTGGAAAGCTTCTTGAATACGCATCAGATACACTTTGTGAAAAAGACCTTGATAAATTCATTTTGAACGCAAAAGAAAAAATTACTAAGCTTACATCATAA
- a CDS encoding phosphoadenosine phosphosulfate reductase family protein: MWCENCQHETHLDVCELCGSKTEAVVPTDVFWCAECKTPIIRNRNDADKERCPLCNGKAKYLAADIRVVFPEERLLLELMLDKPLAYKDCSVWANNSRYYIDGKSVSLTSKMYSKHTPEYLLLKLQEYHDQNQYDVFNQFIERFIRANSTRFYEIVNEAHQFIQEQASKFPIENIVLSFSGGKDSTVTADLVTKALQNPSLVHIFGNTTLEFPLTIEYANRFRDNHPLAIFKTAKNNEQDFMSVCEDIGPPARMMRWCCSMFKTGPITRVLTRYYRDTKILTFYGIRRDESTARSKYNRVEDDAESVKIQKQTVATPIFYWKDIDIWLYILTEQIDFNEAYRLGYDRVGCWCCPNNNLRAQFLSSIYMPEKYKRWRDFLIQFAVRIGKPDPEVYVDTGKWKARQGGNGVKAAEDVKIRFTNCTSEEHAKIYRLNRPMDDEFLNMLTPFGIVSKELGRKLVHEVIVLDARTNVPILSVQPFQQADYEFSVKVKTMNVASHDDLQRMVGYQVRKFNACRKCLKCESLCRFGAISIIGDSYHIDETKCKRCKMCVTAKYLDGGCMMDKYLKTKEGSKK, translated from the coding sequence ATGTGGTGTGAAAACTGTCAGCATGAAACACACTTAGATGTTTGTGAACTGTGCGGAAGTAAAACAGAAGCAGTTGTTCCGACGGATGTATTCTGGTGTGCTGAATGCAAAACACCGATTATTCGTAACCGAAATGATGCAGATAAAGAACGATGCCCACTTTGTAATGGCAAGGCAAAGTACCTTGCGGCAGATATTCGTGTTGTTTTTCCAGAAGAACGGTTATTATTAGAGCTTATGCTTGATAAGCCGTTAGCATACAAGGACTGCTCCGTATGGGCGAATAATAGTCGTTATTATATTGATGGCAAATCCGTTTCATTGACATCAAAGATGTATTCAAAACATACTCCTGAATACTTATTATTAAAGTTGCAGGAATACCACGATCAGAATCAATATGATGTTTTCAACCAGTTTATAGAACGCTTTATACGCGCCAACTCCACTCGCTTTTACGAGATCGTAAACGAGGCTCATCAGTTCATACAGGAACAGGCTTCTAAATTTCCAATAGAGAACATAGTTCTTTCGTTTTCTGGAGGAAAGGATTCAACAGTAACTGCTGACTTAGTCACCAAAGCATTGCAAAATCCGAGCCTTGTTCATATATTCGGAAACACAACATTAGAGTTCCCGTTGACAATAGAATATGCAAATCGTTTTCGAGATAATCATCCTCTAGCGATTTTCAAGACCGCCAAGAATAATGAGCAAGACTTCATGTCGGTATGTGAGGATATAGGACCACCTGCTAGAATGATGCGCTGGTGCTGTTCAATGTTTAAAACTGGACCAATTACTCGTGTCCTAACAAGATATTACAGAGACACTAAAATTCTGACTTTTTACGGTATTCGGCGAGATGAATCAACGGCTCGAAGTAAGTATAATCGAGTTGAGGACGATGCGGAGTCAGTTAAAATTCAGAAACAGACCGTAGCAACCCCAATTTTTTATTGGAAAGATATTGATATCTGGCTGTACATTTTAACAGAGCAGATTGATTTCAATGAAGCGTATCGTCTCGGGTATGACCGCGTTGGATGCTGGTGCTGCCCAAATAATAATTTAAGAGCGCAATTCCTGTCCTCGATATATATGCCCGAGAAGTATAAGCGGTGGCGAGACTTTCTCATTCAGTTTGCCGTTCGAATCGGAAAACCCGACCCTGAAGTGTATGTCGATACTGGCAAATGGAAAGCAAGGCAAGGCGGAAATGGAGTCAAGGCAGCAGAAGATGTCAAGATACGGTTCACGAACTGTACTTCGGAAGAGCATGCTAAAATATATCGACTCAACAGACCGATGGATGATGAATTCTTGAACATGCTGACTCCTTTCGGCATTGTATCAAAAGAATTAGGACGCAAACTTGTTCACGAGGTCATAGTTCTTGATGCTCGTACAAATGTGCCGATTCTCTCCGTACAGCCTTTTCAGCAAGCGGACTATGAATTTTCAGTCAAAGTAAAAACGATGAATGTTGCAAGTCATGATGATTTGCAGCGAATGGTCGGTTATCAGGTAAGAAAATTCAATGCCTGCAGGAAGTGCTTGAAATGCGAATCTCTTTGCAGATTCGGGGCAATCTCCATTATTGGGGATTCTTATCACATTGACGAAACAAAATGCAAACGCTGTAAGATGTGTGTGACCGCAAAGTATCTTGATGGCGGATGCATGATGGATAAATACTTAAAAACCAAAGAAGGATCGAAGAAATGA